A portion of the Bdellovibrio bacteriovorus genome contains these proteins:
- a CDS encoding ATP-binding protein, which yields MASKNRYMHDTIEDFLNKKMVFVGGPRQVGKTTLCLDFLKPSSVKNPAYLNWDDIHSRKLIRNGELPAAPLVVLDEVHKYKLWRGLIKGFYDKNKGEQNYLVTGSARLDHYRRGGDSLLGRYRYVRLHPFSVNELGISSTADLQALIKFGGFPEPYLAQSEKELKLWTRERLYRIVNDDIADLENLREYSSIETLADSLPERVGSPLSLQALAEDLSVSQKTVAHWVEILEKVYYCYRIMPFGSPKIRAVKKEKKLYLWDWSVLENDGIRFENMVASHLLKYCHFIEDTEGDVMELRFLRDHNRREVDFVVLKNKKPLFAVECKTGERQLSPAISYFKERTNIPVFYQVHLGTKDFLSEKGVRVMPFLKFCNELGLV from the coding sequence GTGGCCTCGAAAAACCGATATATGCATGATACTATTGAGGATTTCTTAAATAAAAAGATGGTCTTTGTAGGGGGCCCTCGGCAAGTTGGAAAGACCACCCTTTGTTTGGACTTTTTGAAACCTTCTTCCGTCAAGAATCCAGCCTATTTAAATTGGGACGATATTCACAGCCGAAAACTCATCCGAAATGGGGAACTGCCTGCGGCACCTCTTGTGGTTTTGGATGAGGTTCATAAATATAAACTATGGAGAGGTCTTATCAAAGGCTTCTATGACAAAAACAAGGGAGAACAAAATTATCTTGTGACGGGCTCTGCTCGCCTGGATCACTATAGACGAGGGGGAGACTCTTTGTTGGGGCGGTATCGCTATGTCCGTCTTCATCCTTTTTCTGTGAATGAATTAGGCATTTCTAGTACAGCCGATTTGCAGGCGCTCATAAAGTTCGGTGGATTTCCAGAGCCTTACTTGGCGCAATCAGAAAAAGAACTGAAGCTTTGGACTCGTGAGCGCCTGTACCGCATCGTCAATGATGACATTGCAGATTTGGAAAATCTTCGTGAATATTCCTCCATCGAAACTTTGGCAGATTCTTTGCCAGAGAGGGTGGGCTCTCCGTTGTCTTTGCAAGCTTTGGCCGAAGACTTAAGTGTCAGTCAAAAAACTGTGGCTCATTGGGTGGAAATCTTAGAAAAAGTCTATTATTGCTATCGTATCATGCCCTTTGGCTCCCCCAAGATCCGGGCGGTGAAAAAAGAAAAAAAACTTTATCTTTGGGACTGGAGTGTTTTAGAAAACGACGGAATTCGTTTTGAAAATATGGTCGCCAGTCATTTGTTAAAGTACTGTCACTTTATCGAAGACACCGAAGGAGATGTGATGGAGTTGCGATTCTTGCGCGATCATAATCGCCGGGAGGTCGACTTCGTCGTTTTAAAAAACAAAAAACCTCTTTTTGCCGTTGAATGCAAAACAGGAGAACGACAACTTTCTCCCGCCATTTCTTATTTCAAAGAGCGAACGAATATACCTGTATTTTATCAGGTTCATTTAGGCACCAAAGACTTTCTTTCGGAAAAAGGTGTTCGGGTCATGCCGTTTCTGAAGTTTTGTAATGAATTGGGTTTGGTGTAA
- the speB gene encoding agmatinase: MEYKPLSGREFPRFSAIKTFFRLPYVAIDADYEVGIFGIPFDGGVSYRPGARFAPAKVREVSSLGRGFHMTRQENFFEKLKVADIGDCPTVPIDMAQTYERIEKFVGEVLSHNKRFLSVGGDHSTTLPVLRALRKKYGKPLAFIHFDAHLDTYPAAWGQEYHHGAFARHAVEEGLVDPKKMVQIGIRGPLAGGDDLDFVRKHGIRVITVDDVRDVPLNDFLKTLPTFDETPTYISYDIDNLDPSCAPGTGTPVPGGLTTYEVQRIFRALKIPHLVGGDVVEISPPFDQSDITALAGLDALFEMLHLFKTK; encoded by the coding sequence ATGGAATATAAACCACTGAGCGGTCGCGAATTCCCCCGTTTTTCTGCAATTAAAACCTTCTTCAGATTGCCCTATGTGGCGATTGACGCAGACTATGAGGTGGGAATCTTTGGAATTCCTTTTGACGGCGGGGTTTCTTATCGTCCCGGGGCTCGCTTTGCCCCGGCCAAAGTGCGCGAAGTGTCGAGCTTAGGTCGCGGTTTTCACATGACTCGTCAGGAAAATTTCTTTGAAAAATTAAAAGTGGCAGATATCGGCGATTGCCCGACAGTGCCGATTGATATGGCGCAAACTTACGAGCGCATTGAAAAATTCGTGGGCGAAGTTTTAAGTCATAACAAAAGATTTCTGTCCGTGGGGGGGGATCATTCAACCACTCTTCCGGTCTTGCGTGCGTTAAGGAAAAAATATGGCAAGCCGTTGGCGTTCATTCATTTTGATGCGCACTTAGACACTTATCCAGCAGCTTGGGGGCAAGAATATCACCATGGCGCCTTTGCGAGGCATGCCGTGGAAGAAGGTTTGGTCGACCCAAAGAAAATGGTTCAGATCGGTATTCGCGGACCTTTGGCAGGGGGCGATGATTTGGATTTCGTGCGCAAGCATGGCATTCGCGTGATCACGGTCGATGACGTGCGAGATGTGCCGCTGAATGATTTTTTAAAGACGCTACCTACTTTTGATGAAACTCCTACTTACATTAGCTATGACATCGATAATTTAGATCCCAGCTGTGCCCCCGGCACGGGAACTCCCGTACCTGGTGGACTAACAACTTATGAAGTGCAACGCATTTTCCGGGCGCTCAAAATTCCTCATTTGGTCGGGGGAGACGTCGTGGAAATTTCGCCACCTTTTGATCAAAGTGACATCACAGCGCTGGCGGGTTTGGATGCGCTTTTTGAGATGTTGCATCTTTTTAAAACCAAATAG
- a CDS encoding A/G-specific adenine glycosylase, whose amino-acid sequence MTAKNDYKLDHKELTQWYKKNHRALPWRANKDPYRIWLSEVMLQQTTVVAVIPYFEKFLTSFPTVKHLAEAEESSVLENWAGLGYYSRARNLHKAAKALASQGFPKTAAELLELPGFGPYTSRAVASIAFGEKVGVLDGNVIRVLSRRFGLKVEWWNNKGRDQLQKISDELALQGDADVVNQALMELGATVCTPQKVMCMMCPWVSRCVARKENKIDVLPLKKPRKESEVWVWKPQVSLKDGKVGLVVNNYAPFLKGQMIFPGEIALEKNKPKAYDAKHNITHHDIFIQISKKKSLSNKDVQWVNVTELKKINPSSLLQKVLHKVDV is encoded by the coding sequence ATGACAGCAAAAAACGACTATAAACTCGATCACAAAGAGCTTACGCAATGGTACAAAAAAAATCATCGCGCCCTTCCTTGGAGAGCCAATAAAGATCCTTATCGCATCTGGCTTTCGGAAGTGATGTTGCAACAAACCACCGTGGTCGCTGTCATTCCGTATTTTGAAAAATTTCTGACAAGCTTTCCTACCGTAAAGCATTTAGCCGAAGCCGAAGAATCCAGTGTTCTAGAAAACTGGGCGGGCTTGGGTTACTATTCTCGAGCACGCAATCTGCACAAAGCGGCCAAAGCTTTGGCTTCACAAGGCTTTCCCAAAACTGCCGCCGAACTTTTAGAACTCCCAGGTTTCGGCCCCTACACTTCACGTGCGGTGGCCAGCATCGCCTTCGGCGAAAAAGTCGGTGTTTTAGATGGCAACGTCATCCGTGTTTTGTCCCGCCGCTTCGGGCTGAAGGTCGAGTGGTGGAACAACAAAGGCCGCGATCAGTTGCAAAAAATTTCAGATGAGCTGGCCTTGCAGGGTGATGCGGATGTCGTAAATCAAGCCTTGATGGAATTAGGGGCGACCGTGTGTACGCCACAAAAAGTCATGTGCATGATGTGTCCGTGGGTTTCGCGCTGTGTGGCCCGTAAAGAAAACAAGATTGATGTCTTGCCGCTAAAAAAACCTCGCAAGGAATCTGAAGTCTGGGTCTGGAAACCACAGGTGAGTTTAAAGGACGGCAAAGTGGGACTTGTGGTCAATAACTATGCGCCTTTTTTAAAAGGTCAGATGATCTTCCCCGGCGAGATTGCATTAGAAAAAAACAAGCCCAAAGCCTATGATGCCAAACACAATATTACCCATCATGATATCTTTATCCAGATTTCTAAAAAGAAATCTCTTTCCAACAAAGATGTTCAATGGGTGAATGTCACGGAGCTGAAGAAGATCAATCCCTCTTCTTTGCTCCAAAAGGTTTTGCATAAGGTAGATGTATGA
- a CDS encoding substrate-binding periplasmic protein produces MKTFFRVVLGLVPQLFIIQSYATECTKLVAYGNPEYPPYLWRSGKNPDSLVGANVAYLNEIDNEIKTSIKVRYGGTWARVQEEARYGRVDLIAGAFATEERKKFLYYLEPAIANTRTLIWVDEKDPLHYTKWSDLQGLRGITVINNSFGQKFDAYAKSHLKISTVASLRQAFEMLRKGRVRFLIYEEWPARAFVQRYRITGVKSLEPAIAEEPLYLVMAKKSPCATAEMRERLVSAHQKVMKKNPMPNLLKENAELWDQNAN; encoded by the coding sequence ATGAAAACATTTTTCAGAGTGGTGCTGGGACTTGTCCCGCAGCTCTTCATAATTCAGTCTTATGCAACGGAATGCACAAAGCTTGTGGCTTACGGCAATCCTGAGTACCCACCTTACTTGTGGCGTTCTGGAAAAAATCCGGATTCATTAGTCGGTGCCAACGTTGCTTATCTCAATGAAATCGATAACGAAATTAAAACTTCCATCAAAGTGCGATACGGAGGAACCTGGGCTCGCGTTCAAGAAGAAGCGCGTTATGGGCGTGTAGATCTGATCGCCGGTGCATTCGCCACGGAGGAACGAAAGAAGTTTCTTTATTATTTAGAACCCGCCATCGCCAATACCCGCACCTTGATTTGGGTGGATGAAAAAGATCCTCTTCACTATACGAAGTGGTCTGACCTTCAAGGCCTGCGCGGCATCACCGTGATAAACAACAGCTTCGGGCAGAAATTCGATGCCTATGCAAAGTCGCATTTAAAAATTAGCACCGTAGCAAGCCTGCGCCAGGCCTTTGAGATGTTACGCAAAGGACGCGTGCGATTTCTTATTTACGAAGAATGGCCCGCGCGTGCCTTTGTGCAAAGGTATCGCATCACGGGGGTTAAATCTTTAGAACCCGCCATTGCCGAAGAGCCTTTGTATCTGGTGATGGCCAAGAAATCCCCTTGCGCCACAGCTGAAATGCGAGAGCGCTTAGTGAGCGCCCACCAAAAAGTCATGAAGAAAAATCCCATGCCAAATTTACTCAAAGAAAATGCGGAGCTTTGGGATCAGAACGCGAATTAA
- the hemB gene encoding porphobilinogen synthase, translating to MRITQRPRRNRATAALREMVAETDLRVSQLVLPLFLVSGKNERQGISSMPGIYRLSPDLILEEVAKAVSLGVKTFDLFPALPEAMKDQFGKESLNPQGLLPTTLRMIRDKFPDVTLISDVALDPYSSDGHDGVVRDGKIINDETVEILAKMSVVHAEAGADIVSPSDMMDGRVGAIREALDQSGFENTGILSYSAKYASSFYGPFREALDSAPKFGDKKTYQMDFRNAREALREIELDELEGADMVMVKPALSYLDIISLVKSHTNLPVAAYNVSGEYGLIKAGAKAGIIDETRAMVETLYSIRRAGADIIFTYFALQMAEWLRNNQK from the coding sequence ATGAGAATCACACAAAGACCAAGAAGAAATAGAGCGACGGCGGCCCTTCGTGAAATGGTGGCCGAGACGGATTTGAGAGTGTCTCAACTTGTACTGCCGTTATTTTTGGTCTCAGGTAAAAATGAGCGCCAGGGCATCTCTTCCATGCCGGGTATTTATCGTTTAAGTCCCGATTTGATTCTGGAAGAGGTCGCAAAAGCCGTCTCTTTGGGAGTTAAAACCTTCGACCTTTTTCCGGCTTTGCCGGAGGCCATGAAAGACCAATTTGGCAAGGAGTCGTTAAATCCTCAAGGACTCTTGCCCACCACATTGAGAATGATTCGCGATAAGTTTCCGGATGTGACATTGATCTCTGATGTCGCCTTGGATCCGTACTCGTCAGATGGTCATGACGGTGTTGTGCGTGATGGCAAAATCATCAATGACGAAACCGTGGAAATTCTTGCGAAAATGTCGGTGGTCCATGCCGAGGCGGGGGCGGATATCGTATCACCCTCTGACATGATGGACGGACGAGTAGGGGCGATTCGTGAAGCCTTAGATCAATCCGGTTTTGAAAATACCGGGATTCTTTCTTATTCCGCAAAATATGCTTCGAGTTTTTACGGGCCTTTCCGTGAGGCTTTGGATTCGGCCCCGAAATTTGGCGATAAAAAAACCTATCAAATGGATTTCCGTAATGCCCGTGAAGCTCTTCGCGAAATTGAGCTGGATGAGCTTGAAGGAGCCGACATGGTGATGGTGAAACCAGCATTAAGTTATCTAGATATTATCAGCTTAGTAAAATCGCACACCAACTTGCCGGTGGCGGCTTACAACGTGAGTGGTGAATATGGTTTGATCAAAGCCGGTGCCAAAGCAGGTATCATTGATGAAACGCGGGCGATGGTGGAAACCTTGTATTCGATTCGTCGCGCGGGCGCGGATATCATCTTTACGTATTTTGCTTTGCAAATGGCCGAGTGGTTAAGAAATAACCAGAAATAG
- a CDS encoding exo-beta-N-acetylmuramidase NamZ family protein — protein MKLGVEVLLSETKLLKKLKNKRVGLVCHPASVNENLEHSLDLLSKKMKLSCAFGPQHGVRGDKQDNMIESPDFADPVHKIPVFSLYGEVRRPTNHMMNHFDVMLFDLQDLGCRIYTFITTLLYSMEECARLGKTMIVLDRPNPAGRPIEGYRMLQGWESFVGAAPIPMRHGLTVGELALYFKDFYKLDLDLEIVKMKGYAPNKAPGFGWDMKRPWVNPSPNAASLNMARAYGGTVLIEGTTLSEGRGTTRALEIIGASDIDFAEVLKRMKKKAPQWLKGVTLRECFFEPTFHKHVGKLCHGFQFHTDAASYKHEQFKPFRIVALMLKVIREMHPDYPLYRDFAYEYVKDRLAFDVINGGPALRNWIEDAKATPAMLDKAMGVDEKSWAKERKKYLLYK, from the coding sequence ATGAAGCTCGGCGTGGAAGTTCTTCTTTCTGAAACCAAACTATTGAAAAAATTAAAAAACAAACGCGTTGGTCTTGTCTGCCACCCGGCCAGTGTGAACGAAAATCTTGAGCATAGCTTGGACCTCTTATCAAAAAAAATGAAGCTCTCATGCGCCTTTGGTCCGCAGCATGGCGTGCGTGGGGACAAGCAAGACAACATGATTGAAAGCCCCGACTTTGCTGATCCCGTGCACAAGATCCCCGTCTTTAGTCTGTATGGTGAAGTTCGTCGCCCTACCAATCACATGATGAATCATTTCGATGTGATGCTGTTTGATTTGCAAGATTTAGGCTGCCGTATTTACACGTTTATCACGACGCTTCTTTATTCGATGGAAGAGTGCGCGCGCTTAGGAAAAACCATGATCGTCTTAGATCGTCCGAATCCTGCAGGTCGACCGATTGAAGGCTATCGCATGTTGCAGGGGTGGGAATCTTTTGTGGGTGCCGCACCCATCCCGATGCGCCATGGTCTGACGGTGGGTGAGCTCGCTTTATATTTCAAAGACTTTTATAAATTGGATTTAGATTTAGAGATCGTAAAGATGAAAGGCTATGCGCCGAACAAAGCCCCGGGATTTGGTTGGGACATGAAGCGTCCGTGGGTAAATCCCTCACCGAACGCAGCCTCGCTAAATATGGCTCGTGCCTACGGAGGCACGGTTTTGATTGAAGGCACGACATTATCTGAAGGCCGTGGAACCACACGCGCGTTAGAAATCATCGGCGCATCGGATATCGACTTTGCCGAAGTTTTAAAGCGCATGAAAAAGAAAGCGCCTCAGTGGTTAAAGGGCGTGACGTTGCGTGAATGTTTCTTTGAGCCGACCTTCCACAAGCATGTAGGAAAACTTTGCCACGGATTTCAATTTCACACGGATGCGGCTTCTTACAAGCACGAGCAGTTCAAACCGTTTCGTATCGTGGCGTTGATGTTAAAAGTGATCCGCGAAATGCATCCGGATTATCCGCTCTATCGCGATTTTGCTTATGAGTATGTCAAAGACCGCTTGGCTTTTGACGTGATCAATGGCGGACCGGCGTTGCGCAATTGGATTGAAGACGCGAAAGCCACGCCAGCGATGTTAGACAAGGCCATGGGCGTGGACGAAAAATCGTGGGCGAAAGAAAGAAAAAAGTATTTGCTGTACAAATAG
- a CDS encoding DUF2959 family protein yields the protein MKKLALCAFAAGSLALMGCQSMIDKAKKEAKYSAYEMVGVEKRDLFKKEVKKVQSSQEDTSEAFKDALEKLQKIYAFDGGNLERQYKSLNSSYEDAQKEVASVHERVKTLETTAEDLFKEWEGEIQQISAADLRRKSSENLRATRQHYNQFHASLKKSEKSMDPVLQKLKDHVLYMKHNLNAKAIAGLKVESDKIQNDIAALIKNMNDSIAQAESFAKTID from the coding sequence ATGAAGAAGTTGGCATTATGTGCCTTTGCAGCAGGGAGCCTGGCTTTGATGGGTTGTCAGAGCATGATTGATAAAGCAAAAAAAGAGGCGAAATACTCTGCGTATGAAATGGTTGGGGTCGAAAAAAGAGATCTCTTTAAAAAAGAAGTTAAAAAAGTTCAATCCAGCCAAGAAGACACCAGCGAAGCCTTTAAAGACGCTCTCGAAAAATTGCAAAAGATCTATGCTTTTGATGGTGGTAATTTGGAGCGCCAATACAAATCCCTCAACTCTTCTTATGAAGATGCTCAAAAAGAAGTCGCTTCCGTGCATGAGCGGGTGAAAACATTAGAAACCACGGCCGAAGATTTATTCAAAGAATGGGAAGGTGAAATCCAGCAAATTTCCGCCGCCGACTTGCGACGCAAAAGTTCTGAAAACCTGCGCGCCACACGCCAGCACTACAATCAGTTTCATGCTTCTTTAAAGAAATCAGAAAAAAGCATGGATCCGGTTTTACAGAAATTAAAAGATCATGTTTTATATATGAAACACAATCTGAACGCGAAAGCGATTGCGGGCTTGAAGGTCGAATCTGATAAAATTCAGAACGACATTGCGGCGCTAATTAAGAATATGAACGATTCCATCGCCCAAGCAGAAAGTTTTGCTAAAACGATTGATTGA
- a CDS encoding Hpt domain-containing protein, producing the protein MYKSMDNEFLNSLVLLNQESNGALLGAMIRTYCSVWPDYIQRLRHSFHEQDAPSLSANAASFRTLVGSFGATKLMAILTQIENAATTQDWHLTNKHMQNMKRELCQFQEDIESMRYLYFLKAA; encoded by the coding sequence ATGTATAAGTCCATGGACAATGAATTTCTAAATTCACTGGTTCTTTTAAATCAAGAATCCAATGGAGCTCTTTTAGGAGCCATGATCCGCACCTATTGCTCGGTGTGGCCCGATTACATTCAACGTCTTCGTCATAGTTTTCACGAACAAGACGCCCCTAGCTTAAGTGCCAACGCGGCTTCTTTTCGCACTTTGGTGGGAAGTTTTGGTGCCACAAAACTGATGGCGATTTTAACGCAAATTGAAAATGCCGCCACCACGCAGGATTGGCACCTAACTAACAAACACATGCAAAATATGAAACGGGAACTTTGCCAATTCCAAGAAGATATTGAAAGCATGCGCTATCTTTATTTTTTAAAGGCGGCGTAA
- a CDS encoding TolB family protein — protein sequence MKLGLGTCLLLIGILAGCSHSATKDVLTPDFLLNKGTQQITFIGDNDHPRFSADGTRLIFQSRRSTHRGIQIYEMDLIKKKERRVTFSDGDAFDAAYISDHEIIYASTTDEIKEGPLVDRKFDKEFPPSDIYMSDLYGTDILRLSRQPGYDAELLFLPHPQRPSIYFTSRRGELLGIYRLDLQKLPVSLVSAEKDKSKRYPALTPDQQSLAWVEKDSKTETESLILYKIKSKVPLVLKSGEGQYRDLFFAPRNPQRLFYSILRKGEKKNQLEVYNIETNCTQVVFKGADSLFSPAVSNEEPERLAFSRLFQEKRQIYSAILPADLGPCLEAPAQDTLKK from the coding sequence ATGAAGCTTGGTCTTGGGACATGTTTGCTGCTGATAGGTATCCTTGCCGGATGCTCTCACAGCGCCACCAAAGATGTTCTTACTCCGGATTTTCTTTTAAACAAAGGCACACAACAAATCACTTTCATTGGTGACAATGATCATCCTCGATTTTCGGCTGACGGTACGCGCTTGATTTTTCAAAGTCGCCGCAGCACTCATCGCGGAATTCAAATTTACGAGATGGATTTAATTAAAAAGAAAGAACGTCGCGTGACGTTTTCTGACGGTGATGCTTTTGATGCCGCCTATATTAGCGATCACGAAATCATTTATGCCTCCACCACAGATGAAATCAAAGAGGGTCCTTTGGTGGATCGCAAGTTCGATAAAGAATTTCCGCCTTCGGATATTTATATGAGCGATCTTTATGGCACGGACATTCTTCGCCTGTCGCGCCAGCCGGGATATGATGCCGAGTTGTTATTCTTACCTCACCCCCAACGCCCCTCGATTTACTTCACGTCTCGCCGTGGGGAGCTTTTGGGTATTTATCGTTTAGATCTACAAAAGCTTCCGGTCAGTTTGGTGTCCGCCGAAAAAGATAAGTCCAAACGTTATCCTGCGTTGACCCCGGATCAACAAAGTCTGGCTTGGGTCGAAAAGGACTCCAAGACCGAAACTGAGAGCCTGATCCTTTATAAAATCAAAAGCAAAGTCCCTTTGGTCCTAAAGTCAGGTGAAGGTCAATATCGCGATTTGTTTTTTGCCCCTCGCAATCCGCAAAGGCTTTTTTATAGCATCCTTCGTAAAGGCGAAAAAAAGAATCAGCTCGAAGTTTATAATATTGAAACCAATTGCACTCAGGTCGTTTTTAAAGGGGCTGATTCCCTCTTCTCTCCGGCCGTGAGCAATGAAGAGCCGGAAAGACTGGCCTTTTCGCGCTTATTTCAAGAAAAACGACAAATTTACAGTGCCATTTTGCCCGCTGATTTAGGCCCTTGCCTGGAAGCCCCCGCTCAAGATACGCTTAAGAAGTGA
- a CDS encoding response regulator: protein MAKILVVDDDVITLQIVSSLLHKEGHAVQTATDALTALDYLDQEGFNLLITDANMPKISGYNLVTTLRKSLKHRNLPIIFMTARRSKPDVMRALDSGVDDYVIKPIEVAILSEKIKSLLEAKGTSAEHEKVELSAPAVFLLNLQVCEVNPLGLLLDSADSLPLDYKFKIASDIFSEINIKAPLLRVVGCAQNKNEHGRILIRTHFIGLSDEDKKALNAWIKTQKAA from the coding sequence ATGGCTAAAATCCTGGTCGTGGATGATGATGTCATCACCTTACAAATTGTCTCTTCGTTATTACACAAAGAAGGACATGCCGTGCAGACGGCCACGGATGCTCTCACCGCCTTGGATTATTTGGATCAAGAAGGCTTTAATCTTTTGATCACCGATGCCAACATGCCAAAAATTTCTGGTTACAACTTGGTCACAACATTAAGAAAAAGCTTAAAACATCGAAACCTACCAATCATTTTTATGACGGCTCGTCGTTCTAAACCTGACGTGATGCGCGCTTTAGACTCAGGTGTAGACGACTATGTTATCAAACCGATTGAAGTCGCCATCCTGTCTGAAAAAATTAAATCCCTTCTTGAGGCCAAAGGCACAAGTGCCGAGCACGAAAAAGTAGAGTTATCTGCTCCGGCTGTGTTTTTGCTGAATTTGCAAGTTTGCGAAGTGAATCCACTGGGTTTACTTCTAGACAGTGCGGACAGTTTGCCACTGGATTACAAGTTTAAAATTGCATCAGATATTTTTAGCGAAATTAATATCAAGGCCCCTCTTTTACGGGTCGTCGGTTGTGCGCAAAATAAAAATGAACACGGACGTATTCTCATCCGCACCCACTTCATCGGTCTGTCGGACGAAGACAAAAAAGCGTTGAACGCTTGGATTAAAACTCAAAAAGCGGCTTAA
- a CDS encoding DUF1795 domain-containing protein, giving the protein MKSFVFLLILLPSLSLAAPHPATSSSALTAPEKGLYFQHKGFNLKTEGTDWLPVATESVLDTVRFSSKEKTANGSLSIRTDTVAKNASLELYARKWMRDYPSYGFEVLSAKNFTLNGQPALVVDMLSRSKNKQIRQVILKKDARVAVMTCLDDKANFNKSLQSCNRIIQSFNWK; this is encoded by the coding sequence GTGAAGAGTTTCGTATTTTTACTCATTCTCCTTCCCAGCCTGTCGCTAGCGGCTCCGCATCCGGCGACCAGTTCTTCGGCGCTCACTGCGCCGGAAAAAGGCCTTTATTTTCAACACAAAGGTTTCAATCTGAAAACGGAAGGTACGGATTGGCTGCCGGTCGCGACCGAATCTGTTTTAGACACCGTGCGATTTTCATCTAAAGAAAAAACCGCCAATGGCTCATTGAGCATTCGCACCGACACTGTCGCCAAAAATGCTTCCTTAGAACTTTATGCGCGCAAGTGGATGAGAGATTATCCCAGCTATGGCTTTGAAGTTCTTTCCGCAAAAAATTTCACCTTAAACGGTCAACCGGCTTTGGTTGTCGACATGCTTTCAAGATCTAAAAACAAACAGATCCGCCAAGTGATCTTAAAAAAAGACGCCCGTGTCGCGGTGATGACTTGTCTTGATGACAAGGCGAATTTCAACAAGTCTTTGCAAAGCTGCAATCGCATTATTCAATCGTTTAATTGGAAATAA
- a CDS encoding diacylglycerol/lipid kinase family protein, with the protein MSLHFNPILHFVFNPKSGHGKGADIFKKAQSLCAEMGWTLQSHEIKDPSEIETVMKSAADACFKDQGTLAASGGDGTLRAAVQAIEGRDIRFAAIPGGTFNLFARTHQIPEDTDDALKLIFQGSQQRIRVGKINDHVFLINANLGLYAKAIYSRKAHTRRWGRHRIVAILATVGTLLKGHTNMQVRIKTADQQMTLKTPMIFIGNNALQLEQMSLGVAKGMRRDDSLALFTMKPHKAWDMMRILFRGMAKTLDQDPSLESFNIDEATIEIKKKKALVSLDGEMFLLNAPLEVRAKPEHVLLVK; encoded by the coding sequence ATGAGTCTTCATTTTAATCCTATCCTGCATTTTGTTTTTAACCCTAAGTCAGGCCACGGCAAGGGTGCGGATATTTTTAAAAAAGCTCAAAGTCTTTGCGCCGAAATGGGATGGACTCTCCAATCCCACGAAATCAAAGACCCCAGTGAAATTGAAACGGTGATGAAATCCGCAGCCGATGCCTGTTTTAAAGATCAAGGCACCCTTGCCGCCTCTGGTGGTGACGGCACCTTAAGAGCCGCCGTGCAAGCCATCGAGGGCCGAGACATCCGCTTTGCCGCCATTCCCGGAGGCACTTTTAATTTATTTGCGCGCACTCACCAAATTCCTGAAGACACGGATGACGCCTTGAAATTGATTTTCCAAGGATCTCAGCAAAGAATCCGCGTTGGAAAAATCAATGATCACGTCTTTTTGATCAACGCGAATTTAGGACTTTACGCCAAAGCCATTTACTCTCGCAAAGCCCACACACGCCGATGGGGACGGCATCGTATCGTGGCGATCTTAGCGACCGTGGGTACTTTGCTTAAAGGCCACACCAACATGCAGGTGCGGATCAAGACGGCCGATCAGCAGATGACTTTAAAAACACCCATGATTTTTATTGGCAACAACGCCCTTCAACTTGAACAAATGTCCTTGGGAGTGGCTAAAGGAATGCGTCGTGATGATTCGTTGGCATTATTTACGATGAAGCCCCATAAGGCCTGGGACATGATGCGCATCCTTTTTAGAGGCATGGCAAAGACCCTAGATCAAGATCCTTCGCTTGAAAGTTTCAATATTGATGAAGCCACCATTGAAATAAAAAAGAAAAAAGCCTTGGTTTCACTCGATGGAGAAATGTTTTTGCTGAACGCGCCCTTAGAGGTGCGCGCTAAGCCCGAACATGTGCTCCTAGTGAAATGA